A single region of the Brassica rapa cultivar Chiifu-401-42 chromosome A03, CAAS_Brap_v3.01, whole genome shotgun sequence genome encodes:
- the LOC103849642 gene encoding 60S ribosomal protein L31-1, with product MEKGKGRKEEIVTREYTINLHRRLHSCTFKKKAPSAIKEIRKFVLKAMGTKDVRVDVKLNKQIWSRGIHGPPRRVRVCVARKRNDDEDAKEEFYSLVTVAEIPAEGLSSLGTKVIDEDE from the exons ATGGAGAAAGGCAAGGGAAGAAAGGAGGAGATTGTTACCAGGGAGTACACTATCAACCTCCACAGGCGCCTGCATAGCTG CACCTTCAAGAAGAAGGCACCCAGTGCCATCAAAGAGATTAGGAAGTTTGTGTTGAAAGCAATGGGAACAAAGGACGTTAGAGTGGATGTTAAGCTGAACAAGCAGATATGGAGCAGAGGAATTCATGGTCCTCCTAGGAGAGTCAGAGTTTGTGTTGCACGTAAGAGAAATGATGATGAAGACGCCAAGGAGGAGTTTTACTCTCTTGTCACTGTCGCTGAGATTCCTGCTGAAGGATTGTCTAGTTTGGGCACCAAGGTCATCGATGAAGACGAGTGA